The following coding sequences are from one Lolium rigidum isolate FL_2022 chromosome 6, APGP_CSIRO_Lrig_0.1, whole genome shotgun sequence window:
- the LOC124665178 gene encoding protein Mpv17-like — translation MKAIGSGGEWWWNLPSIRRKNDSRRRGRRNQDARGRRRGPPREPLSSSSESVGQSSGWPLDFPFKQAVTAACLTLTGDTIAQVHRRIVDRRSRGPEADNKALVPDLLLNHDLLRSLRIASYGFLLYGPGSYAWYQFLDQSMPKQTLASLSTKVVLNQIVLGPCVIAIVFAWNNLWLGKLSELPSKYQNDALPTLLNGFKFWIPVSIVNFGMIPLPARVGFMSSCSIFWNFYLSTTMNK, via the exons ATGAAAGCCATTGGAAGCGGCGGCGAGTGGTGGTGGAACCTCCCGTCTATCCGCCGAAAGAACGActcgcgccgccgcggccgccgcaacCAGGACgctcgcggccgccgccgcggaccCCCGCGGGAGCCCCTCTCATCGTCGTCGGAATCCGTCGGCCAAAGCAGTGGCTGGCCCCTCGACTTCCCATTCAAGCAGGCCGTGACCGCCGCATGTCTCACCCTCACCGGCGACACAATTGCGCAGGTCCACCGCCGCATCGTGGACCGCCGAAGCCGCGGTCCCGAAGCCGACAACAAG GCTCTCGTACCAGATCTATTGCTGAACCATGATTTGCTTCGCTCGCTTCGTATAGCTTCTTATGGATTCCTTCTCTATGGGCCGGGCTCATATGCATGGTATCAGTTCCTCGATCAGTCTATGCCCAAGCAAACATTGGCGAGCCTGTCCACTAAG GTCGTACTGAACCAGATTGTTCTTGGTCCTTGTGTTATTGCTATAGTTTTCGCCTGGAACAACTTATGGCTAGGGAAATTGTCAGAATTGCCATCTAAATATCAGAATGATGCCCTTCCCACTCTTCTCAATG GGTTTAAATTTTGGATTCCAGTATCAATTGTTAACTTTGG GATGATTCCTTTGCCTGctcgtgttggcttcatgtcctcCTGTTCCATTTTTTGGAACTTTTACTTGTCGACCACAATGAACAAATGA